Part of the Salinigranum rubrum genome is shown below.
TGTTCGAAGTCGCTCGACGTGTTCTCCTGCGGCGAGCGCGTCCTCGATTCGTTCGAGCAGCCTGTCTCGAGCGGCTACGACGCGACCTCCATCCGGGACGACATCGTTGCGCTCGTAGTAGCTCACAGCGGTCTGTTCGACTCCCATCACTTCCGAAAGGGCCGCCTGTGAGACGTTCAGTTCGTCGCGAACCGCGCTGACGTCGCTCCAGTTTCCGGATTCGATTCGGAGTTTCGTCTCACGAAGCCACCGAAGTCGCTCTTCGAAGGCATCGACGACTGCCTGGAGAGAATTTCGACTCGGATTTCGGTCGCCTCGCTCGTAGTGCTGGTACGTCGAGCGGGAGAGGCCACACTGGGACTGTGAGAGGTGAAGCGTCTCTCGAATCGAACGTAATCGGTCACCGATGTTGGGGACGACATCAACGTTCGTGTTCGACGGCCGTCCGTCGAACGAACGCGAGGCGAGGTTTTTTCGCTCGGTGACAAATCCGATGTGCTCCACGTACCGCTGGAAGTCCTCGCCACCGATTCGAAGGCGGTAGCTGCCGTTCTTCCGCGGTTGGAGGCTCGAAACGATACCGAACGAGAGGAGGAGTGACCTGACCCCTTCGAGGAGTTCACGGCTCATCGATGCGACAGTGACCTCACGCTGTGTCGTGGACACGTGGCACTCGGAGTCGACGTACGCCCGAAGGAACTCGCGCTTCGTCCTGAGTGTCGCGCTTCGAATCGAATCCGGAACGCGCTGGTCAACAGAGCGTTTGAGGATTGCCGGGTCGAGGTTTGCGAGGAAACTGGCGAGTTCGCCCGCGTTACATCGAACCCGCTTCGCAGACGTACCCGCTCGTGGTCCTTCGACCGTGTACGAGAGGCCGAGCGAACCGAGCGCGTCAGCCACGTCTTCGAGTATCTCTTCGTCGTTGTTCGTGACTCTGACGTCGCCAGTGTTGTCGTCTCGAAGGACGACGTGCCCTTCCGCGATGACGTATCCGACGAGCCGTGCGAGTGACGGAGTCCACGCGTCCGGGAGATCGACGTGGACAGCGTTGTATGACCGGGAGCGGCGATAATCGACGTCAAGCGTATCGTTCCCCTTCACTGCGACCGTTCGAGGTGTCGCGATGAACTCGCCTTCGGTCAGCGTGTCAGCCGTTCGAGCGACAGGTGTACCGTCGGCTTGAGTGAAGAGTGGATGCGACGGCGTGACCTCGATCTCGTTTCCACTGGCCGTGCGTATGCGGTACATCTCGTCCGGTGCTTCGCGTTTCCAGACCTTCGTCGCGCGTTGCTCGGTGAACGTCCCGTCCGGTCGCATCGATGGGACGGCGATGTCGACCTCGTCCCAGACACCGTCGTCGACCGGTTTCGGGTCGTCGAGGTTCGACTCGACGAGTTCACGGATCGGACGCTCGGTTCCATCCGCGAGCGTTACACGAGTGTCCCCGCCGACACACTTCCCGGTCCCGGGGTCCCCGATCAAGAGCATGTGCAGGTCACCTCTGATACGAGAGCCGTCGGGGAGGTGTTTGGTGACGCCCGAGAAGAGCTGGAGGATCATCGAGAGCTTCTCCTGGTCGTAGCCGTAGATGGAGGGGGCGACGGAGGCGACCATCTCGTCGTAGATGTCGTCGTGGTTCGAGAGCTCGATGATCTCCGTCTTGTCCTCGTCGGTGATCTCCATGTCCTCGAACTCCTCGTCCTCGATGGTGATGGAGACGCCGTCCATGTAGAGGTCGAAGATGGGCGTCTTCTCGTTGTTCGAGGTCTGCTGTTCGATGTGGAGCACGCCGTTGAGCGTGACGTGGTCGCCCGCCGTCACCTTCCCGGTGATGTCGTCCTCGATGTTGATGTCGATGCTCTGTGGCGTCTCACCGCCTCTCAGGTCCTCGGGCGACTCCTGGATACGGATCTTCTGTGAGTCGACGAACTCCGACTGGTCGAAGTTCACCCGGAACGGCCCCTGTCGTTCACAGCCCTGACACTCGTGAGGCTCCTGGAAGCCGCTGTCCTGCTGGGGGATGTAGGTCATCGTCCCACAGCGCTGGCACTCGAAGGCGGCTTCCGTTATCTTGGGGCGGACGTCCGTTGCCTTGCGGACGATACCCTGGACGGACACCAGCTTCCCGATGTGGTCGTCGTGGACCCGGATGTTCCGGATGTCGATCGACTCGGGGATGTTCTGGAGGCGGACGTGCGCCTGGCCGAGGCTCACGTCGACCGGGAGGTCGTAGAGGCGGAGGGCCTCCTCGGCGTACTTCTGCAGTTGGTCGGGCTTGGCGAGGTAGTCCTCGGCGAGGTCGGGGTCGAAGGTGTAGAGGTCGTCGTAGTCGACGTACAGCGAGCGCTGCTCGTTGGGGTACCGCTGGGCGAGCCGACCGATCTCGTCGCGGTAGTAGTTGCGGTAGAACTGGATGAACCGCTCCGTGAGTTCCTGGTTCTGCGGGGCCTGCGCCATCGCACACTCATTGTTCGTACTCGGCTAAAGAGTCTTGGCTACCGGGCCGAAAGTGAACGAGTTCTCCCGGTAGCCGACGGGACGACCGCTGGACTTTTATTGTTATTGTGAGTAGTACACAATATGAACAAGACTAATGCGACAGCCCCGACCATCGTGCTGCTCGACGCGTCGGTGGGTGAGACGCCCGCCGAGCGGAATTTCAGGCGTGAACTCGACGCCGACGTCCGGGCGTACAAGGTGAGCGAGGGGGAGTTTCCACCCCGGGTCGACACGGGGTTCGGATTCGACGCCGTCGTCGTCTCCGGGTCGCAGACGTCGGTGTACGACGACGAACCGTGGATCGAGCGGACGGAGGCGTGGGTCCGCGAGGCAGTCGACGCGGGGGTGCCGCTTCTCGGCGTCTGCTGGGGGCACCAACTGCTGGCGCAGGCGGTCGGGGGGGAGGTCGACCCGATGGGTGGGAGGGGCGAACTCGGGTACGAGACCGTCCGTCGAACGGACGAGGACGACCCGCTGTTCGACGGTATCGGCCCGTCGTTCGTCGCGTTCGAGACGCACACCGACGAAGTGACCGCGCTCCCGTCCGCGGCGACACCCCTCGCCGAGACCGACCGGGCGCTGCAGGGGTTCCGCGTCGAGAACGCGTGGGGCGTCCAGTTCCACCCGGAGTACGACCGCGACACCGCCCGGTGGGTCACCGAGCACAAGCGTGGCTGGCTCACGGACGAGACGGTCGACGGAGTCCTCGCCACCATCACTCCCGAGCGCCACGCGGAGACAGCGCAGGCGACGCGGGTGTTCGACACCTTCCTCGCGTTCGCCCGGCGCCGACGCTCGCGTGTCGAGTGAGACCGCGGCAGATTATAATGTGTGTTCTACACACAACTGTTAAGACCACACACCGTCTACGACGTGTGCATGACGAACGCAGCGACCGACGCGAGAGACGAACCGATACGGATCGAATCGGCCGACCACTTCGAGGAGGTGGTCGACCGAGACGGGGTCGTTCTCGTCGACTTCCACGCGGAGTGGTGTGGCCCGTGTAAGATGCTCGAACCGACCGTCGAGGCGGTCGCGGCGGAGACGGACGCGGTCGTCGCGACGGTCGACGTCGACAGCCACGGCGGACTCGCCGCGCAGTTCGGCGTCCAGGGCGTACCGAACCTCGTCTTCTTCCGGGACGGGGAGCCACAGAAACGGGCCGTCGGCGTTCAGAGCAAGGAGGCGCTGACCGCCGTGGTCGCGTCGCTGACTCGGTAGGCCGTCGCCGACGCCGTAGTCGCTCGCTGACCGACAGTCGGTGACCGGCGACGCTGTCTCTGTTCTTAGTATTGTATAATTTTCACAATCTATTTGCGTTCCAAGCGAGTAGTTTCGGGCATGGACCCCATCGTCATCGTCGGCGGCGACGCGGCCGGGATGAGCGCGGCGAGCAAGTTCAAGCGCGAGCGTCCCGAGCGGAGGGTGGTCGTCTTCGAGAAGGGTCGGTACGTCTCCTACGCCGCCTGCGGGATGCCGTACTACGTGAAAGGGGAGGTCGAATCGCTCGACGACCTGCTCACCGTGACGCCGGAGGAGTTCGTCGAGGAACGCGATATCGACCTCCGTCTCCACCACGAGGTGGTCGACATCGGCGCCGAGAGACGGGAGGTCGTCGTGGAGGGACCCGACGGCCGGTTCAGCCAGCCGTACGACCGGTTGCTCGTCGCGACGGGCGCCCGAGCGGTGGTCCCGCCGTTCGAGGGGATGGACCTGACGGGGGTGTTCACGATGCACTCGCTCCCCGAGGCCGAGGCCGTCCGCGACTTCCTCCTCGCCGAGGAACCCGACGCCGTCGCCGTCGTCGGCGGCGGCTACGTCGGCATCGAGATGGCCGAGGCGTTCGACGCCCACGGCGTCGAGGTTCACCTCTTCGAGATGCTGCCGCACGTCATGGCCCCGTTCGGCGAGACGGTCGCCGAGCGCGTCGAAGAACACCTCCGAGAGGAGGGCGTTCGCCTCCACCTCGACACCGCCGTCGAGCGGTTCGTCGGCGACGAGGGAGTAACGGGAGTCGAGACGGGCGACGAGGTGGTCGCCGTCGACCTGGCGCTGGTCGGCGTGGGCGTCGCGCCGAACACCGACCTCGCCGAAGCGGCAGGAATCGAACTCGGCGAGACCGGCGCCATCGCGACCGACGAGTACGGGCGGACCAGTGTCGAGGGAGCGTTCGCCGCGGGCGACTGCGCCGAGGCGCGGCACGTCGTCACGGGCGAACCGGACCACGTCCCGCTCGCGCTGACCGCCAACCGGGCGGGACGGGCTATCGGGCAGACGATGGCCGGCGACGAGACGCCCGTCGGCGAGATTGCGGGGACCGCGGTGGTGAAGGCGTTCGACCTCACGGCGGCCCGAACCGGGATAATCGACGAGGGGCGCGCTCGCGAGGCGGGCTTCGACCCCGTATCGGTCACCATCACCGACTCCTCGCGGGCGCACTACTACCCCGGGGCCGAGGAAATCACCGTCACGATGCTCGGCGACCGCGAGTCGGGGCGGGTGCTGGGTGCGACGATGGTCGGTCGTGAGGGGGTCGCAAAGCGCATCGACACCGTCGCCGTCGCGCTGCACGAGCACGCGACGGTGGAGGCGCTCTCGTACTACGACCTCGCGTACGCACCGCCGTACAGCCCGGTGTGGGACCCCGTGCTCACGGCGGCGAAGGTGCTCGACGGGAAACTCGTCTGACGCGCTCACCCGAGGACGACCGGCCAGACGAACCGGACGAGCACCAGCGCGAGCAGGGTCGTCAGGAGGATGACGACGCCGTCGAGGAGGCCGCCCGCGCGGAGCATGTGTTCGCGGTCGAGGTAGCCCGCGCCGAAGACGATGGCGTTCGGCGGGGTCGCCACCGGGAGGGCGAAGCCGTAGCTGGCGGCGACCGCACCCGTCACCGCGAGCATCACCGACGCCGACGTGGCCGAGGTGCCCAGCGCGTCGGCGTAGGCGGGTCCGACGTTGACGAGCAGCGGCGCGAGGATGGCCGCCATCGCCGTGTTCGAGGCGAGTTCACCGACCACGACGGTCCCGGCGACGACGACGAGGAGGACGACGACGAGCGGCGCACCGACGAGCGCGCCGAGCGTCACCTCGGCGAGCCACGTCGTCGCCTCCGTGTCGGCGAGCGCGTTCGCCAGCGAGATGCCGCCGCCGAGGAGAAGCAGCGTCCCCCAGTCGATGTCGACGACGTCGTCCCACGCGACGGCGTCGGTGACGACGAGCGTCGGGACGGCGAGCAAGCCGACGACCACGTAGAACAACAGCCCCTGGTGGCCGGTCGTCCCGAAGGCGCTCGTGCCCGCGCCGCCGAAGAGCGTGACGCGCCAGACGGGTGGAAGGTACTCGACGAGGAGGAACTCGAAACCGCCGAGCAGCCACAGGGCGGCGGTGGCGGCGAAGATGGCGACGGTCCGTCGCGCCCGCGGCGAGAGCGGACCCATCGCCCGGAGCTGGTCGGCGGCGCGCGTTCGCGCCTCACGGACGTCGTACGCGGCGGGCGGGTAGACGACGTAGGTGAGGAGCACCCACGCGACGGGGAGCGTGACGACGACGAGCGGGAGGCCGACGGCGAGCCACTCGACGAACGTGATCTCCACCCCCAGCAACTCGCGCAACTGACCGACGACGATGGCGTTCGGGGGCGTCCCGACGAGCGTGCCGACGCCGCCCAGGCTCGCCGCGTACGCCACGCCGAGGAGCATCGCTATCTGGAAGTTCGACGCCTCACTCGCTCCCTCGTCGGCCTCGACGACGGGGGTGACGCTCGCGACCACGCCGACGACGACGGGGACCATCATCGCCACCGTGGCGGTGTTCGAGACGACCATCGAGAGGAGCGCCGTCGCCACCATCGCACCGAGAACGAGCCCCCGGGCCGAGGTCCCGAAGCGGACGATGAGCACCAGCGCCAGCCGGCGGTCGACGTCGTGGTGACTCAGCGCCTCGGCGAGGACGAAGCCCGAGAAGAGCAGGAAGATGACGGGGTCGGCGAAGCCCGCGACGGCGTCGCCGAACGAGGGGTAGACGCCGAAGGCGACGAGCAGGAGGGGAATACAGAGCGCCGTGAGCGCGAGCGGGAGCGCCCCGGTGATCCAGAGGATGGCCGCGAACGCCATCGTCGCGAGCGCGAACTGACCCGTGGCGGTCAAAGAGGGGGGCGTCGGCGCGGCCACGACGGCGGCCACGACGACGACGGCGACGGCGAGCGTGACCAGTCGAAAGCGGGGTGAGGGAGACACCTTGAACTCACTCGTGTTCACCCCTCGGAGTGACAGTACATACCGTTTCCCCGACCGTCGGCTGGCCACGCACGCCGGGTGACACCGAGCGCTTTTGTCACTCCGAGAACGGTGTCGGGCATGGACCGCCGAACGTTCCTCGAAGCGGGTGCCGCGGTCGGAGTTGGTGGGGTGGTGGGTTGTGCGGCCCCGTCGAGCGGTACGGCGTTTCGAGACGGGTTCGAGGACGGCATCGACGACTGGACGAGCGACGCGGCCATCGGGCCCGAGGTGAACGTCGCCGACTTCGAGTGGGAGGTCGACGTCTCGACCGAGGAGGCGTTCGAGGGGGAGCGGAGCCTCCGAATCCGGAACGAGGGCTCGTACGACGACGGAACGACGTGGGCCGGTCGCTCGCTCCCTGTCGAACCGGGGCGAGCGTACACCGCCACGGTGACCGCCCGGTACTGGAGCGAGTCCGAGTCGTTCAACACGCTCAGGGACGCCGTGATGCGACTCGGTCCCGAACCGCCCGAATCGGAAGCGGACTTCCCGAATCCGGGCGTGAACACCACGGCGCTCGGGGAGACGCCCTACGGCGGGCTTCGCGAACCGCTGTGGCTCGCGGCAGGCTGGCGCGAGTACCGGTTCGAGTGGACGACCCCGCGCCTCTCGACCGACACGCTCCACGTCGCGCTCGGCACGAGCGTCATCTGGGAGGGCGACGCGACCCACTTCGTCGACGACCTCTCGGTCGCGCTGCGTCCGCGGTGAGCAAACGGCGAACGGCGTCTCATCCACTCCCGCGCGTAGCGACCAGTCGCCCGAGCAGTACCCACCCGACAGTCAGCGGGAGGAACGCGAGGTTCGTCCGGACGAGAGCCGTCCCGAACGAGAGCGGGAGGGCCGAGAGGAACCGGAGACCGACGAGGAGCGTGGTCAAAAGCGGTGTTACGGCGAGGACGCTCGCGGTGAGCGGAGGCGAAGCAGCGAGTCGTCGGAGGCCGACGCCGAGCAGTCCGACGCCGACGAACACGAGACCGAAACCGAGCAGGAACGCCCAGGTGAGCAGGAGGCCAGCGGGGTCTTCGCCCGTCGCGGGAACGGCCCGAAATCCCGCACCGACGAAGACGACGACGCGCCGTCCGAGGAGTCCGGCGACCAGAACCATCCCGACGGCCGTCAGCCCGAACCCGAACCTCCCGGCGCGGCCGAGTCGGCCGCCGAAACGGAACCACGCCCCGACGAGGCCGCCAGCCATCAGGAGCCAACCGACGAACGAACCGACGTCGAACCCGGTGGCCACGTAGGGCCGGGTGCCGAACCTGACGAGCGCGAACCACGGCATCGCGAACCAGAGGACGGTCCCGACGACGGCACCGGCCCCGGTCCACGTGACCCACCGCCCGGCGTCAGCGCTCCGAGCGTCGACCGGCGTGTCCATGTGACCACCGTCTCACCCCCGACGGAAGGGACTGTCGCGTCCGGTGACCGTCGGCGGCGTGGGGGAGACAGCGCCTGCCACGCCTGCGCACTCTATTGTTTAATATCTCGGCCGACGTGACAACGTACTGATTCTCCGGCTCGCCGGGGCTCTGATACCCATGTCCGTTACCACACCGCTCGACAGTGCAACGCTCGGTGACCTCCGAACCGCCGTCACGGGTGACGTTCTCACGCCCGACGACGACGGATACGACGACGCCCGTGCCCTCTGGAACGGCCGCATCGACCGCGTCCCGGCCGTCATCGTTCGGGTCGTCTCGACCGACGACGTGGCCGCGGCCATCAGGTTCGCCCGCGAGCACGACCGCCAACTGGCGGTCCGCGGCGGCGGCCACCACGTCACCGGGAGCGCGCTCGTCGACGGCGGCCTCGTCGTCGACCTCTCCGGACTGACGGGCATCGACCTCGACGTCGACGCTCGAACCGTGCGGGTCGGCGCGGGCTGTCGCGTCAGCGACGTCCTCTCGGCGACACAGGAGCACGGCCTCGCGGTCGTCTGCGGTAGCGCCGCCCACAACGGCGTCGCCGGGTCGACGCTCGGCGGTGCCATCGGCTGGGTCCGCCGCGCGCACGGCCTCGGCGTCGACGGCCTCCGGTCGGCGGAGGTCGTCACCGTCGACGGCGAGGTGCTGACCGCGAGCGCCGACGAGAATCCGGAGCTGTTCTGGGGCCTCAGAGGCGGCGGCGCCAACTTCGGCGTCGTCACGAGCTTCGAGTTCGACTGCTTCGAACTCGGGCCCGAAGTCGCCGTCGCGCAGCCCATCTATCCGGCACCGGACGACGAGACGGTCCGTGACCTCCTCGGCCAGTACCGCGTCTTCGTCGCCGACGCTCCCCGGGAAGTAACGTCGATGGCCATCGTGACGTCCATCCCGCCGCTCCCGTTCATCCCCCAGGAAGCCCACGGCGCGCCCGTCGTGATGTTCTACGCGACGTACGCCGGTGACTCCGCCGAGGGCGAGGAGGTCATGCGACCCCTCCGCGAGTTCGGTGAGCCCGCCATGGACATGAGCAGCCGGATGCCGTTCCTCGCGATTCACGAAATCGCCAACGAACTGTTCCCCGTCGGCAACCGCTACTCGTGGCACTCGCTGTACGCCGACGAGCTGTCCGATGACCTGCTCGACCGCGTGACCACCACCGCCGCGGCGCGTCCCGAGGGCGAGGCGTCGGTCGAAATCTGGCACCTCGGTGGCGCGGTGAGCGACGTCGCTCCCGACGAAACCGCGTACGCACACCGGGACGCGGAGTTCCTCGTCAACGTGGGTGCGACGTGGGTGGACCCCGCCGACGACGAGGCACACCTCTCCTGGGCCGAGTCGTCGTGGGGGACACTCCGCGAGTCGCCGGCCACGCGTGAGGGCTTTTACCCCGGCTTCCCCGGCTTCGTGACCGGCGAGGAGCGCGCCCGGATGGCGTACGGCGACAACGTCGCGCGCCTCGCCGACCTCAAGGCCGAGTACGACCCGGAGAACCTGCTCCGCAGCAATCTGAACGTCACGCCCGCGCGCTGAGTTCGTGCGGTCGACGACGGGACTATCCACGTGGGAGTGACGAACGAGGCGTGACGAACAGCGGTGCCGGCCTGATTCTGGTGGTCGGCTTTCTCGTCGCGGCGGTAGCGGCAGTCCCGCTTTCGGTTCTCGCGTTACGCCACCGGACCGGGACGGGGATTGGACACCGCGTCCGCAAGGAACAGCCCCAGTCCAGCGAGGAACGCGAGGAGAGACGGAACGGCGGATGCGCGGGGGTCGAACAGACGGGACGACGCGACGGACGACACGGCCACTAGTTCAGCCGTCCGCCCGTTCGACGCGCTCGGCGAGCGCCCGGTTCATCGCCTCGTACCCCGCCGCGGCGTCGCCTCGAACGACGAGCGGAGCGAGCAGACCCGAGACGCGCTCGCGGTTGACGAACCGCGTCCGGCCGTCGTCGAGCGGGTGGAGTTCGAACGTGTGCCACCCCTCGAACAGCCACCCGTCCGCGACGGTGCCGACCCACTGGAGTCGGCGTTCGGGGACCACGTCGGTGACCCGCGCCGTGAGCGACCGCTCCCGACCGCGATAGCTGAGCGTGAGGTCGACGGAAGCCCCCGCTTCGAGAGCGCCCGTCGCGGCCGTGACCTGGGGGTTCCACGCTCCGTACGAGGGGAGGTCCGTGAGTACCGCCCAGACGGCCTCGGGTGGAGCGTCGACGACTCGTTCGGTGTGTATCGCCCTGATGAACATCTCAGAGCGTGTCCCCCACTCGCTCGGTCGCCGTCGCGTTCACGAAGTACGTCGCCTCGTACGGCCGGCCGTCGGCGATACCCGCGGGTTGGCCGGAGCCGTCGTCGCCGAAGGTCCAGTAGAAGCCGACCGAGACGACCACCTCGTAGCCGTCGTCGCGCGGCGTGACCGACACGACGCCCGCTCCGACGACGATCTCCTGTATCCGTTCGGTCTCTTCCTCGACGATAGCGTTGTATCGGTACACCTCCTCGTACTCGGCGACGTACGGCCCGACCGTCTCCTCGGTCAGTTCGGGCGGACGGTCGGGGTACTCTCGTTCCACGACGGTGTCGCCGCCGACAAGGCCGCCGAGACAACCGGCGAGGAGGACCAACAGCCCGACGGCGACTGCTCCGTTCCGAACGGTCATGTCCGTACACCGACATCCAGCGGGATAGCTCTGTGCCTGTTCGTCGTCCCCGGTGTGGACGTCGCGGTCACCGTGGTGACCGGATTTTTTGTGGCTGTTCACAGAGTGATACACGAGTTATGATCGCAGGTGGAACGGCAGTCCAGGTCGGCGTTCTCGTCGCAACGATCGGCGGACTCTGGCTCGGGGCACGACTGCTCGTCGACTCGGTCGTTCGGCTCGCTCGCCGGTTCGGCCTGTCCGAACTCGTCATCGGCCTCACCATCGTCGCCGCCGGAACCTCCACACCGGAGCTAGTTGTCTCCGCGGACGCGGCGCTGAAGGGGTTCGGCGCCATCGCCGTCGGCAACATCGTCGGGTCGAACATCTACAACCTCGCGTTCATCCTGGGCGTCGTCTCGCTGGTCCGGGTCGTCCCCATCGAGCGGTCGCTCGTCCACAGAGACGGCGTCGTCCTCGTCGCGAGCACGCTCGTCGGCGCGGGGGTGCTGTTCGACCTGACCGTCTCGCGGGTGGAAGGTGCCCTTCTCGTCGTCCTGTTCGTGGCCTACACGGCCTATCTGCTGCGGACTGGCTCCGAGCCGCTCAACGACGGTGGGTCGGAGACGGTCGCCCCGGCGGCGTCGGTATCAGGGGGCACGGACACGAACACGGGGACGGGGACGGGTGCGGACACCGAGCGACCGGAGGCGGCAATCCCGACGGGACTGACGGAGCGCGTGTCGTTCCGGGGCCGCGACGCGGTCTTCCTGGTGGTCGGACTCGCGGTGGTCCTCGTCAGCGGGGACCTCATGGTGTCGGCGGCGTCGGCGCTGGCACGGGGAGCGGGCGTCTCCGAGTCGGTCATCGGCGGCACCATCGTCGCGGCGGGGACGTCGACGCCGGAGTTCGCCGTCTCGTTGGTGGCTATCGGCCAGGGTCGCCTCGGCGTCTCCGTCGGCAACGTCGTCGGGAGCAACGTGTTCAACCTGCTCGGCATCATGGGTGTGGCGAGCGTGCTCCGGCCGCTCTCGTTCCCGTCGGTCGTCCTCGAGAGCGTCTCGTGGCTGGTCGTGATAGTGGTGGTGATGGTCGCGGCGCTGTGGACTGGCCGACAGCTCTCACGGCCCGAGGGAGCGCTGTTCGCCGCCTCCGAGGTCGGACGGTGGGTGCTCGGCCTCCTGGGACTGTTCGGCTGAACGCGGTCCGTGTTCGCGGGCAGACTCACTCGGAGAGCGCGCGCTCGACGCCCGCTCGGACGCGCTCCTC
Proteins encoded:
- a CDS encoding calcium/sodium antiporter; this translates as MIAGGTAVQVGVLVATIGGLWLGARLLVDSVVRLARRFGLSELVIGLTIVAAGTSTPELVVSADAALKGFGAIAVGNIVGSNIYNLAFILGVVSLVRVVPIERSLVHRDGVVLVASTLVGAGVLFDLTVSRVEGALLVVLFVAYTAYLLRTGSEPLNDGGSETVAPAASVSGGTDTNTGTGTGADTERPEAAIPTGLTERVSFRGRDAVFLVVGLAVVLVSGDLMVSAASALARGAGVSESVIGGTIVAAGTSTPEFAVSLVAIGQGRLGVSVGNVVGSNVFNLLGIMGVASVLRPLSFPSVVLESVSWLVVIVVVMVAALWTGRQLSRPEGALFAASEVGRWVLGLLGLFG